The following proteins are encoded in a genomic region of Anaerobaca lacustris:
- a CDS encoding FKBP-type peptidyl-prolyl cis-trans isomerase, with translation MARVAEGDIVRVRCAGRLTDGREFELAPDGGTVEFIIGHGDMLPALEKAVIGMTPGESRTVVVPKDKAYGPRDEDRIEVIPRKDLPEGITPRVGQRLRLPAENYQVVNATIIQVTDTEIVVDGNHPLAGQDILFHVTLEEIVTL, from the coding sequence ATGGCACGCGTCGCCGAAGGCGATATTGTCAGAGTGCGCTGTGCCGGCCGGCTGACCGACGGCCGGGAGTTCGAACTGGCGCCGGACGGCGGGACGGTCGAGTTCATCATCGGCCACGGCGACATGCTGCCTGCCCTGGAGAAGGCCGTGATCGGCATGACGCCGGGCGAATCCAGGACCGTGGTCGTGCCCAAGGACAAGGCCTACGGCCCCCGCGATGAAGACCGCATCGAGGTGATCCCGCGCAAGGACCTGCCCGAAGGCATCACCCCGCGAGTCGGCCAGCGGCTCCGCCTGCCCGCCGAGAACTACCAGGTCGTCAACGCCACGATCATCCAGGTCACCGACACGGAAATCGTCGTCGACGGCAACCATCCGCTGGCCGGACAGGACATCCTGTTCCACGTCACGCTGGAGGAGATCGTCACGCTGTAG
- a CDS encoding sialidase family protein has protein sequence MDAFRIASTAMLCLFAAVNCAGAEDAFVTMEIFPYVAEHVHGPTIVELPNGDLLAAWFQGSGERWADDVAIMGSRLKRGADRWSEPFVMADTPGFPDINPILFMDAQSRLWLMWYTVIANQWETSLLKYRISEDLERDDGPPRWMWQDVLHVKPGDKAERGIQPNDRFVRSVEHQIEQYTRYLTEEGMTQAAAARLDAWRDDLLVKARGEDMVRRGILIDDTGRRIDQPLGYPYFRRMGWQTKNKAVVLDSGRIVVPLYSDGFSFSLMAITDDSGKSWTFSEPLVAAGNIQPSIAHGPDGALTAYMRDNGPPPARLHVSRSTDAGATWSPVRDGALPNPGSGADIVTLADGHWVLAYNDTEDGRHSLAVSLSADQGRTWTHTRHLERDLRGSAATRSHYPSIIQGRDGALHVVYSFHRNDRDQGPTKTIKYARFTQSWLQTEDRLNPDR, from the coding sequence ATGGACGCTTTTCGCATCGCTTCGACCGCAATGCTGTGCTTGTTTGCCGCCGTGAACTGCGCCGGCGCAGAAGACGCCTTCGTAACGATGGAGATCTTCCCGTATGTCGCCGAACACGTGCACGGCCCAACGATCGTGGAGCTTCCCAACGGCGACCTGCTGGCGGCGTGGTTCCAGGGCTCGGGCGAGCGGTGGGCCGACGACGTCGCTATCATGGGCTCGCGGCTGAAGCGCGGCGCAGACCGGTGGAGCGAGCCGTTCGTCATGGCCGACACGCCGGGCTTCCCCGACATCAACCCCATCCTGTTCATGGACGCTCAGAGCCGCCTCTGGCTGATGTGGTACACCGTCATCGCCAACCAGTGGGAGACCTCGCTGCTGAAGTACCGCATCAGCGAGGACCTGGAGCGAGACGACGGCCCGCCTCGATGGATGTGGCAGGACGTGCTGCACGTCAAGCCGGGCGACAAGGCCGAACGAGGTATCCAGCCAAACGACCGCTTCGTCCGCTCCGTCGAACACCAGATCGAGCAATACACACGGTACCTGACCGAAGAGGGCATGACGCAGGCGGCTGCAGCCCGCCTCGACGCCTGGCGCGACGACCTGCTCGTCAAAGCCCGAGGCGAGGACATGGTGCGAAGAGGCATTCTTATCGATGACACGGGCCGGCGAATCGACCAGCCGCTCGGCTATCCTTACTTTCGCCGGATGGGCTGGCAGACAAAGAACAAGGCGGTCGTTCTCGACAGCGGACGGATCGTCGTGCCGCTCTACTCCGACGGGTTCAGCTTCTCCCTGATGGCGATCACCGACGATAGCGGAAAGAGCTGGACGTTCAGCGAGCCCCTCGTCGCCGCCGGCAACATCCAGCCGAGTATTGCCCACGGGCCCGACGGGGCTCTGACCGCCTACATGCGCGACAACGGGCCGCCCCCTGCCCGCCTGCACGTCAGCCGTTCGACCGACGCCGGGGCCACCTGGAGCCCCGTGCGCGACGGCGCACTGCCCAATCCGGGTTCCGGCGCCGACATCGTTACCCTGGCCGACGGACACTGGGTCCTGGCCTACAACGACACGGAAGACGGACGGCACAGCCTGGCCGTATCGCTGTCGGCCGACCAAGGCCGGACCTGGACCCACACCCGGCACCTGGAACGGGACCTGCGGGGCTCGGCCGCGACGCGAAGCCATTACCCTTCCATCATCCAGGGCCGGGACGGTGCCCTCCACGTCGTCTACAGCTTCCACCGCAATGACCGAGACCAGGGGCCGACAAAAACCATCAAGTACGCACGGTTCACCCAGAGCTGGCTACAGACCGAAGACCGTCTCAACCCGGACAGATAG
- a CDS encoding SGNH/GDSL hydrolase family protein yields MVSLLALIVVSVSPLLAQEYEPLPADPYFAAYKPLKAPPVEGLLLKPGDRLAICGDSITEQKMYSRIMETYLTVCVPQLEVTVRQFGWSGEKAPGFLARMANDVLRFDPTIATTCYAMNDHNYQPYKDEFGQIYRDASLAIIRAFKERGVRVIQGSAGTVGKMPSWVQRALGTVDDLNRSLLEFRNIDVRLAEQEQVGFADVFVPMLVQGVEAKRRCGDDYMIAGKDGVHPGWAGHLMMAYAFLKAMGLDGQIGTITVDMLNGQATASEGHRVLSAEPGRVKIESNRYPFCATGPADVDSSIRSGMTLVPFNEDLNRFTLIVRNPPAGGCRITWGEASKSYTAAQLKTGVNLAADFEVNPFSEAFHRVDEAVAAKQGYETRQIKTLFHGPEGRADMDMTAALTEKTRAPLAEAVATAFVPVRHTIRIEAR; encoded by the coding sequence ATGGTGTCACTCTTAGCCCTCATCGTGGTTTCGGTTTCTCCGCTTCTGGCGCAGGAATACGAACCCTTGCCCGCCGATCCCTACTTTGCCGCCTACAAGCCGCTCAAGGCGCCGCCCGTCGAGGGGCTGCTGCTCAAACCGGGCGACCGGCTGGCCATCTGCGGCGACTCGATCACCGAGCAGAAGATGTATTCGCGGATCATGGAGACGTACCTGACGGTCTGCGTGCCGCAGCTCGAGGTCACGGTCCGTCAGTTCGGCTGGAGCGGCGAGAAGGCCCCCGGCTTCCTGGCGCGCATGGCCAACGACGTGCTGCGATTCGATCCGACCATCGCGACGACGTGCTATGCGATGAACGACCACAACTACCAGCCCTACAAGGACGAGTTCGGGCAGATCTATCGCGACGCCTCGTTGGCGATCATTCGCGCGTTCAAGGAGCGCGGTGTGCGGGTGATCCAGGGCTCGGCCGGCACCGTCGGCAAGATGCCGTCGTGGGTCCAGCGGGCGCTCGGCACGGTCGACGATTTGAACCGCAGCCTGCTGGAGTTTCGCAACATCGACGTGCGGCTGGCCGAACAGGAACAGGTGGGCTTCGCCGACGTGTTCGTTCCGATGCTGGTCCAGGGAGTCGAGGCGAAGCGTCGCTGCGGCGACGATTACATGATCGCGGGCAAGGACGGCGTCCATCCGGGCTGGGCGGGCCACCTCATGATGGCCTACGCCTTCCTCAAGGCGATGGGGCTCGATGGACAGATCGGCACCATCACGGTGGATATGCTGAATGGGCAGGCCACGGCATCGGAGGGCCATCGCGTGCTGTCGGCCGAGCCGGGTCGCGTGAAGATCGAGAGCAACCGGTATCCATTCTGTGCCACTGGTCCGGCCGACGTCGATTCGAGCATCCGCTCCGGCATGACGCTCGTGCCGTTTAACGAAGACTTGAACCGTTTCACGCTGATCGTCAGGAATCCCCCGGCCGGCGGCTGCCGCATCACGTGGGGCGAGGCGTCGAAGAGCTATACAGCAGCTCAACTGAAGACCGGCGTCAATCTGGCCGCCGATTTCGAGGTCAATCCGTTCAGCGAGGCCTTCCATCGCGTCGATGAGGCGGTGGCCGCCAAGCAGGGCTACGAGACTCGGCAGATCAAGACGCTGTTCCACGGCCCGGAAGGCAGGGCGGACATGGACATGACGGCCGCGCTGACGGAGAAGACCCGTGCCCCGCTGGCTGAGGCGGTCGCGACGGCTTTTGTCCCGGTTCGCCACACGATTCGTATTGAGGCCAGGTGA
- a CDS encoding MBL fold metallo-hydrolase, whose protein sequence is MQIKLRFLGAAQNVTGSRHMLEVNGTRLLVDCGLYQERQFKGRNWEPFDFPASSIDAVLLTHAHLDHCGLLPKLVKEGFAGPVYCTAATAEIARIIMLDSARLQEEDAEFKRKRHEREGRKGPYPVVPLYTTADVEATEPLFRKVRYKTPVQIADGIQATFCEAGHVLGSAIIHVCIEKNGESRSVLFSGDVGRPDRPIVRDPAEVDEADYILVESTYGDRVHRGHGDIKAEIAEVINATKAAGGNIVVPSFALERSQDMLYYINELLAEDAIPHLMVFLDSPMAGAITKVFKRHRELFDDEMTEWVRNGQSPFTFEGLHITQTAAESKAINHIRGTAIIIAGSGMCTGGRIKHHLVNNIERPESTIMFVGYQAVGTLGRRIVNGEKEVRILGRNHPVNAKVVQIHGFSAHADKDELLRWLGALKNHPKKVFVVHGEAESAKSFAAYIREKTGWDVMVPEYKDEVALD, encoded by the coding sequence ATGCAGATCAAACTACGCTTCCTCGGGGCGGCACAGAACGTCACCGGATCCCGCCACATGCTCGAAGTCAATGGGACGCGATTGCTGGTCGATTGCGGCCTGTACCAGGAACGGCAGTTCAAGGGACGCAACTGGGAGCCGTTCGACTTTCCCGCATCCAGCATCGACGCGGTGCTCCTGACCCACGCCCACCTGGACCATTGCGGCCTGCTGCCCAAGCTCGTCAAGGAAGGGTTCGCCGGACCGGTGTACTGCACGGCCGCCACCGCTGAGATCGCCCGCATCATCATGCTGGATTCGGCCCGGCTCCAGGAAGAGGACGCCGAGTTCAAGCGCAAACGGCACGAGCGCGAGGGACGCAAGGGGCCCTATCCCGTTGTCCCGCTCTACACCACCGCCGACGTCGAGGCGACGGAGCCGTTGTTCCGAAAGGTCCGGTACAAGACGCCGGTCCAGATCGCTGACGGCATCCAGGCGACCTTCTGCGAAGCCGGCCACGTCCTGGGCTCGGCGATCATCCACGTGTGCATCGAGAAGAACGGCGAGAGCCGCAGCGTGCTGTTCTCCGGCGACGTCGGCCGGCCCGACCGGCCCATCGTGCGCGATCCGGCGGAGGTAGATGAGGCCGACTACATCCTGGTCGAATCCACCTATGGAGATCGTGTCCATCGCGGACACGGTGACATCAAGGCCGAGATCGCCGAGGTCATCAACGCCACGAAGGCCGCCGGCGGCAACATCGTCGTGCCCAGCTTCGCGCTGGAACGCTCTCAGGACATGCTCTATTACATCAACGAGCTGCTCGCCGAGGACGCGATCCCTCATCTGATGGTGTTCCTCGACAGTCCGATGGCCGGCGCCATCACCAAGGTGTTCAAGCGTCACCGTGAGCTGTTCGATGACGAGATGACCGAGTGGGTCCGCAACGGACAATCGCCCTTTACGTTCGAGGGTCTGCACATCACGCAGACGGCCGCCGAGTCGAAGGCCATCAACCACATTCGCGGCACGGCCATCATCATCGCCGGCTCCGGCATGTGCACGGGCGGACGCATCAAACACCACCTCGTCAACAACATCGAGCGGCCCGAGAGCACGATCATGTTCGTGGGCTACCAGGCGGTCGGCACCCTCGGTCGACGCATCGTCAACGGCGAGAAGGAGGTCCGAATCCTCGGCCGGAACCATCCGGTCAACGCCAAGGTCGTGCAGATCCACGGCTTCAGCGCCCACGCCGACAAGGACGAGTTGCTGCGCTGGCTCGGCGCACTGAAGAACCACCCGAAAAAGGTCTTCGTCGTGCACGGCGAAGCCGAGAGCGCCAAGAGCTTCGCCGCATACATCCGGGAAAAGACCGGCTGGGACGTCATGGTGCCCGAGTACAAGGACGAGGTCGCCCTCGACTGA
- a CDS encoding TolB family protein yields MDRRLCGAFVASVCWIACCHSDGAVVEFPDVSPCRALTSGPHEHLLASYYGINSWDRSQRYITVLRTDVKGRIPTEDDPATLALVDVRTKEFIPLTQTRAWNFQQGCMAHWLGTAPDSQIIYNDFRNGRFVSVVMDVHTKRELKVIDHPVSAVSPDGKEAVSINFARLRITRPDYGYGGDGQDARRNVQFPQDDGLFLVDLETGQARCLVSIAQVRPLVPEVPAEGIEYFNHTLFSRDGSKIFWLARAIPNRNTTSLTVNRDGSNLQRCFPDGWGGSHFDWLDGDRLMVTAAYEAKVYGHILFTVGQTDYQRLGNGLLDYDGHGTFSPDGKWMVTDTYPAGALREQKLYLMDMQTQAVLPLGRFVQPPEVKDGWRCDLHPRWSPRGDSIAFNSTYTGSRQVYVFDLTW; encoded by the coding sequence ATGGACCGACGGTTGTGTGGAGCATTCGTTGCGTCTGTCTGTTGGATCGCCTGCTGTCACAGCGACGGCGCAGTGGTCGAATTCCCCGACGTGTCGCCCTGCCGTGCGTTGACGAGCGGGCCCCACGAACATCTGCTCGCCAGCTACTACGGCATCAACTCATGGGATCGCTCGCAGCGGTACATCACGGTGCTCCGGACCGACGTGAAGGGCCGCATTCCCACGGAAGACGATCCGGCGACGCTCGCTCTCGTCGACGTACGGACGAAGGAGTTCATCCCGCTGACACAGACGCGGGCGTGGAACTTCCAGCAGGGATGCATGGCCCACTGGCTGGGCACCGCGCCGGACTCGCAGATCATCTACAACGATTTCCGCAACGGGCGTTTCGTATCGGTCGTCATGGACGTCCACACAAAGCGCGAGCTGAAGGTGATCGATCATCCCGTCAGCGCCGTTTCGCCCGACGGCAAGGAGGCGGTCAGCATCAACTTCGCACGACTGCGCATCACGCGACCCGACTACGGTTACGGCGGCGACGGCCAGGACGCCCGTAGGAACGTCCAGTTCCCCCAAGACGACGGCCTTTTCCTGGTCGATCTCGAAACGGGCCAGGCCAGGTGCCTGGTCTCCATCGCCCAGGTCAGGCCGCTGGTGCCCGAAGTGCCAGCCGAGGGGATCGAGTATTTCAATCATACGCTGTTCAGCCGGGACGGCAGCAAGATCTTCTGGCTGGCCCGCGCCATCCCGAATCGCAACACCACCTCGCTGACCGTCAACCGCGACGGCTCGAACCTGCAACGGTGCTTTCCCGACGGCTGGGGCGGTTCGCACTTCGACTGGCTCGACGGCGACCGGCTCATGGTCACCGCCGCCTACGAGGCGAAGGTCTACGGCCATATCCTGTTCACCGTGGGACAGACCGATTACCAGCGGCTGGGCAACGGCCTGCTCGACTACGACGGCCACGGCACGTTCTCGCCGGACGGCAAGTGGATGGTCACCGACACCTACCCGGCCGGCGCGCTGCGCGAGCAGAAGCTCTACCTGATGGACATGCAGACCCAGGCGGTGCTGCCGCTCGGACGGTTCGTCCAGCCGCCCGAAGTCAAAGACGGATGGCGATGCGACCTGCACCCGCGATGGAGCCCCCGCGGTGACAGCATCGCCTTCAACTCCACCTACACGGGAAGCCGCCAAGTCTACGTGTTCGATCTGACCTGGTAA